One genomic region from Phragmites australis chromosome 1, lpPhrAust1.1, whole genome shotgun sequence encodes:
- the LOC133915405 gene encoding replication factor A protein 1-like yields the protein MTITPLKNINASSLQAKICARVTRLSEFRLDNSPHKIQRLDFVLLDEEGEAIEAQVRERQVDRYKPLLKEDEVYFIQYFQIFPAKTTYRAVNHMYLIKFTNYTEIHKMATIPPTFSKIAYSLVSFDMLKTRIDNINDMSDVIGKLTTVAHTTTSYVKGVQKHIRRLYLTDGRESIEAVLWGRQAIDFPAEQVIEESKRTSIIILLLGITCKSHEGQLKLQGSTTCQWHINPIIPEAIALQNRFKAYSYEVSWLNAPTTSTETITTSINDLADVTNPHKIYGNTYQVEIVIKALKSNQPWWYLGCTSCHKRVLEDGSGYKCPKCGAATAEPMYRITMIAIDPANFNEEDPKSIEIIFFGATGEQLTGVSALTLAASSTINSETIPSEITRLYGNKYTLKISVPFSSMQRADISFQVKSIINTSGPIAPTLPTTSQISETTSGQVHNSAPATISQEEHKKDTDNPLPLDETPLREHVASATKATEAGKRHLTEEDTEPSDPKNIIRYQVSSPIANAGCLSRSYFSCTF from the exons ATGACAATAACTCCATTGAAAAATATCAATGCATCATCGTTACAAGCAAAAATATGTGCAAGGGTTACAAGACTATCTGAGTTTAGACTTGATAATAGCCCGCATAAAATCCAAAGACTTGATTTCGTTCTACTGGATGAAGAG GGAGAAGCTATCGAAGCTCAAGTGCGTGAACGCCAAGTAGACCGATATAAACCGTTGCTCAAAGAAGATGAAGTATATTTCATTCAATACTTCCAAATATTTCCAGCAAAAACAACTTACCGAGCAGTTAATCACATGTACTTGATTAAATTTACAAATTACACGGAGATCCATAAAATGGCAACAATCCCTCCAACATTTTCAAAGATTGCTTATTCATTGGTTTCATTTGACATGTTAAAAACAAGAATAGATAACATCAATGACATGTCAG ATGTGATAGGTAAGCTGACAACAGTGGCACATACTACAACATCCTATGTCAAAGGAGTCCAAAAACATATCCGAAGGCTTTACTTGACAGATGGCAG AGAAAGTATTGAAGCTGTCCTTTGGGGTCGACAAGCTATAGATTTTCCCGCTGAACAAGTTATTGAAGAAAGCAAAAGAACTTCAATAATTATTTTACTCCTCGGAATAACTTGCAAATCACATGAAG gtCAGTTGAAACTCCAAGGAAGCACCACATGCCAATGGCATATTAATCCCATTATACCTGAAGCAATTGCACTTCAAAACAG ATTCAAAGCATATTCGTATGAAGTATCGTGGTTAAATGCACCTACTACAAGCACTGAAACCATAACAACATCCATCAATGATCTTGCAGATGTCACTAACCCACACAAGATATAT GGTAATACATATCAGGTTGAAATTGTTATAAAAGCCCTCAAATCAAATCAACCGTGGTGGTACCTTGGCTGTACTTCATGCCACAAAAGAGTCTTGGAGGATGGTAGTGGCTATAAGTGCCCAAAATGCGGCGCAGCTACAGCTGAACCAAT gTACCGTATCACTATGATAGCAATTGACCCAGCTAATTTCAATGAAGAGGACCCAAAAAGTATTGAGATTATTTTCTTTGGTGCCACTGGAGAGCAACTGACGGGTGTTTCAGCTTTAACACTTGCAGCATCTTCGACAATAAATTCAGAGACAATACCTTCAGAAATTACACGCTTATATGGTAACAAATACACTTTAAAGATCAGTGTCCCTTTTTCCTCCATGCAGCGAGCGGATATATCATTTCAAGTAAAGTCTATAATAAATACAAGTGGCCCAATTGCTCCTACACTACCTACAACAAGCCAAATATCAG AAACTACTTCAGGTCAAGTGCATAACTCAGCACCAGCAACAATTTCACAG GAAGAGCATAAAAAGGACACAGACAACCCGTTGCCTTTAGATGAGACACCACTTAGAGAACATGTT GCTTCAGCTACAAAAGCCACAGAAGCAGGCAAACGCCACCTCACTGAAGAAGACACAGAGCCATCTGATCCCAAAAACATAATCAG ATATCAAGTATCATCACCAATTGCCAACGCCGGCTGTTTATCCAGGTCCTACTTTTCATGTACCTTCTAA